The genomic segment GCAGCACCGAGAGGTACAGGGTAATGAGTCCGACCTCTTCATGAGCTACTTCCCACGTGGCCTCAAGTACCAGGTTAGAGCCCACCTCCCGTACCCCAACCTGCGGCTGCTCTCAGAGTCGGGACCCCTTCCAGCTGGTCCTTACCTTGCAAAAGTCCCAGACCCACACGGGGCTGGGTCCTCCCCACCTTTCTGCCTGCCTCCCAGTGGGATGGGGTGTGGAGTGCTCGGGCCTCCATTCAGGCTGGCCATCTGGGCTGCAGGAAGGTGGTGTGGAGTCAGCATTTCACAAGACGTCGCCAGGGGCCACCCCAGCTGCCATCAGGAAACTCTACCAGGTGAAGGGCAAGAAGAACATCCGTGCCACCGAGCGGGCACTGAGCTGGGACAGCTTCAACACAGGGGACTGTTTCATCCTGGACCTGGGCCAGGTGGGTAGGCAGGGTTGACTAAGCACCCACCTGTGttggcactgtgtgtgtgtgtgtgtgtgtgcgcgcgcgtgtgtgtgtgcgcgtgtgtgttttGGCCGTGTCTTgaggcttctgggatcttagttccccaaccaggattgaacctggggccacagcagtgaaagcgctgagtcctaaccactggacccccagggaactccctggcattgtggggtttttttttttaggcagaggtcttcttagaagcccatatgatttaaatttatttatttatttatttatggctgtgttgggtcttcgtttctgtgcgagggctttctctagttgcggcgagcgggggccactcttcatcgccgtgcacgggcctctcactgtcatggcctctcttgttgtggagcacaggctccagacgtgcaggctcagtagttgtggctcacgggcctagctgctgcactgcatgtgggatcctcccagaccagggcttgaacccgtgttccctgtattggcaggcagattctcaaccactgtgccaccagggaagccccagcattgtGTTTTAAAAGGTCAGGGACCAGGAGGCCAGGGCAAAGGGAGAGGGGCTGAGAAGCTATAAGCCCATTCCAAGTGGGGTCACTGCAGCCATTACAAGACATCCCTGTATTTCTTAGGACAGAAACCTCCCTCTGCTGTCTGGCCATCGCCTCTAACACTGGAGCCTACTCTCTCCTACTCCTGGAGCCTTGTAGCTCCGAGTTAAGCCGCCTCCCAGCCCATGCGTTAATCACTTCGCTCATCCCTTCCCTCCGTGAATCTATGTGTCTGCTCTGAGCCAGCACGGGGACCACAAATTGCTCACCCAGGGCAGGCAGCCAAGACGGGCCTGTCACTGGCTGTAACCCATGGCAGGAGATGATGAGGGCCCTCTTAGGAGCAGTGGcctgtgctgggggcagggagaggcctTCTAGCCCAAGCCCAAGCCGTTGTCCCAGGGAGGCGCCATTTGACTGGACCCTCACGGAGGGGAAATGCCCTTCCAGGCGAAGATGATGGGTAAGCCGAGGCACTGAGACAGATAAGGGTGCAGACATGCATGTGGACAGCAGGGAAGGATGTAGCCTGACCGGGACCCAGGGTGGGAACAGGAGCGGCGGGAGTGGAAATTGCTAAGGAGCTGAGATCCAGGGCGGGAGGAGATTGATTCTCTGAGGGTCTGGACCGCATCTGTCGTGCTAAAGATTTGGGACAGGAAGAGCAACCCAGATGCTCTTTGGAAGGAGGACTGGAAGCAGTGAGATATAGAGGCAGGGGACCCGCTCAGGAGGGGTGATGAGGGCCGTGCCTGGCGGGGGTGCAGAGGTGTGTGAGATACTGGGCCCAGGGAtgtcattcacccattcattcattcaataagtgtTTATTGTAGGCCTAAAGATGTGCCCATTTCTGTTTTGGCACTGGGCATACAGCAGTGGGccaagccaaacaaaacaaaacactcatgCCCTAAGGAGGCTTACTTTCTAGTCAGGGAAGATAGATTATAAACAAGATAAAGATGTTTCAATATATGACCCAAGTAATGTGGAGAAAGATGCGGGGCAGAGAATCGCTCTTGCCAAAGACTGTCATTCCCGTGCCCGGAGAGGCCTTGGTTCCcctctgccttcctttttttttttttttttgtggtacgcggacctctcaccgttgtggcctctcccgttgcggagcacaggctccggacgcgcaggcccagcggccatggctcacgggcccagccgctctgcagcatgtgggatcttcccggactggggcacgaacccgtgtcccctgcactggcaggcggactctcaaccactgcgccaccagggaagccccccctctgCCTTCTTGATTGTCTTCGATCGTCTTGCCTCAGAGGGCAGTTCTGCGGACCCTGTGAAGGGCAGGATGCAGGCAGTTGGCTCTAACCCgtgcctccccacttccctccagAACATCTTCACCTGGTGTGGTGCAAAGTCCAACATCCTGGAGCGTAACAAGGCACGGGACCTGGCGCTGGCCATTCGGGACAGCGAGCGGCAGGGCAAGGCCCAGGTGGAGATCGTCACCGATGGAGAGGAGCCTGTCGACATGATCCAGGTTGAGAGATGTGGGGAGGGTAGCTCTGCTTGGAAGCCACCGAGAGGGGCAGTGATCAGCTGGGGGCACGAGGGTGATGGGTGGAGGGCTGTGAGGGCATCTGCGGTGCTGCTCAGGGCTTGGCTAACTCATCGGGTGCCTTGGTGGGATTCAGAGTCAAGTACCCCTCGGGACGGAGGGACTGGTGGCCAGGCAGGAGGACCTAGCCCTCCCGACCTCTGCCCGGCGCTCTTGTGCAGACAGAGTTTGTCCCACTGGGGCGGTGGCCCTGGCTGTGATGGGTTGGGAAGGTCCAGGCTGAGTGCCCAGGAATCCTTGGAAACGTGGCCTGCCCTGACCCCTGCAGGTCCTGGGCCCCAAGCCCGCTCTGAAGGAGGGCAACCCTGAGGAAGACCTCACAGCTGACCAGACAAACGCCCAGGCTGCGGCTCTGTATAAGGTGGGCGCCCCGGGCCTGCCCTAGGACCAGGCGGGGTACGAGCCTGGGTGCTTGTGGGGCTGAAAGGAGGGGAGAAAGCAGTGGGAGGCTGGGCCAGGCACCAGGGTGGTTTATCCAGGGCTTGGAGCGAGGGTAGGATGGGAAGTGAACGGATGCTGGAGGAGATGAATGCCACTTTGCTTCCGGCCCGCTCTTGGAGAAGGAGGTTTGAAACAAGCCCACGCTGAGCTTTACTTTGTGGGATTCTTTACCTTCGCTCGTAATTGGGAGTCTACTTAACTTCCATGAATTCTGGGGCACTGTGAGGCGGTGGTTGCGCCTGAAGTAGGGCTGGGGGTCGCCCAGGATTTGCCTGTTGTGTTTCCTCCACCTCCGGTCTGCTGCGTGGCCTGGGGCAGTGGGTGGAGCCGCAGCGGGGAGGAGGTGACACGGCACTGCCCATCCTCCCCCAGGTCTCTGATGCCACTGGACAGATGAGCCTGACCAAGGTGGCCGACTCCAGCCCCTTTGCCCTCGAGATGCTGATACCCGACGACTGCTTTGTGCTGGACAACGGGCTCTGCAGCAAGATCTACATCTGGAAGGGTACGTGTGGCTTCTGCAGCCCAGCCTGAGACCCCTGCAGCCGCTGACCGGGCAAGGCTTCCCGCGGGAGGGCTCAGCCGACCCAGAGACGGCTGACTCAGGGAGCCTCCGCGGCTgtgggttttctcagggtttccTGCGCCCAGCCCAGGCAAGGGTTCTGCACTTTTAGCCTGCCTCCGAATCACCTGAGGGCCTGTTAACACCCATAGCTGGAAGCCACCCCTGAGATTTTGATGCACGAGGTCTGTACCAGAGCCTGAGAATTCGCACGTCTAACCAGCTCCCAGGCCTTGCTGCTGGTCCAGGACTGCGCGTTGAGGGCCACTGTCACAGAGCTCTCCTAGGCCTTTGGCTGCTGGGACCCCAGATCCTGCCATTCTGCCTTGGGGTGTGAGAGATCGATTTTAGATATGAAATCCCACCTTATGCAGTGGGTAGAGAACTGGTAGAACTTGTTTTTCCAAGAGATTGGGTTGGCTGGGAATGAAATACTGTTGTGTGGAAGCCTGTTTGCTAGATCCAACTCTGAAAATGTAACAAACCTCTGAGTCTCTGAGCGGTACCGGGAGCCTCCTCACTTCTCTGTGCTTGTCTTTTTTCTTGAACGTGTCTCACCTCCCTGCCCACATTATAAAGCTCTTGAAAGCAGGAACCATATGGTCTCGAGTGTCCTGACGAGATAGCatgtgctcaagaaatatttgtgggGTCAACCAAGGCCAAGAGAAGTTCCCAGCCAGGAGGATGGAGAAACGTTAGGTGTTCTAACTTCGCAGCTACAAGGCAGGAACACTCTTGCCTCAGGGAAGGGCCAGGAGTGGCAGGCAGTAGGGCAGCTTTCTAAGAAGTAAGGCGGTCGGGTGGGGGAGCATTGTGCTTCTGGGGCTGActtttccttcctgcctctgggtACCTTCCCACAGACCCAATGGGGTGGGCGTGGTGCTCCCAGATGCCCACGGAAGTGTATTTAACCCCAAGCAAAGAACCAAGacaccgggacttccctggtggtccggtggctaaggctccgcgctcccaatgcaggggacccaggttcgctCCTtgggcagggaactagatcccgcatgcgcaactacagagcccgcacgcagcaacgaagatatCCAGCCaaacaaatgcatatttaaaaaaaaaaaaaagaaccaagaaacCAGTGGAGAAACAGGAAACTTGGGAGCAAGGAAGAGAAGTATTTCGTAATCACAAAGGAAGGATACAGCACATTAATTTCAGACACG from the Globicephala melas chromosome 12, mGloMel1.2, whole genome shotgun sequence genome contains:
- the CAPG gene encoding macrophage-capping protein, with translation MYSPIPQSGSPFPASVQDPGLHVWRVEKLKPVPVAPENQGIFFSGDSYLVLHNGPEELSHLHLWIGQQSSRDEQGACAVLAVHLNTLLGERPVQHREVQGNESDLFMSYFPRGLKYQEGGVESAFHKTSPGATPAAIRKLYQVKGKKNIRATERALSWDSFNTGDCFILDLGQNIFTWCGAKSNILERNKARDLALAIRDSERQGKAQVEIVTDGEEPVDMIQVLGPKPALKEGNPEEDLTADQTNAQAAALYKVSDATGQMSLTKVADSSPFALEMLIPDDCFVLDNGLCSKIYIWKGRKANEKERQAALQVAEDFIARMRYAPNTQVEILPQGRESPIFKQFFKDWK